A portion of the Campylobacter showae CSUNSWCD genome contains these proteins:
- a CDS encoding dynamin family protein, which produces MDTDKFLSEIWGALKLFLDPKTQILADERSLAVLLAADAENFDRFMALKEFRDILHALGLKADIYSLQCAQLGAINALKSAKISKSKLLAALEILQTENIISAAHFSRLAEFLRSLGADLTAGNEQEGANFKKSDVFHQKIDALNDICERILSLNPGAHVANAAAKARQKAHELEFNVAATGVINAGKSTLLNALLGKKILGASNVPETVNLTVLKYSPKPFAKVNFWSEAELKELGIAQDQDDEIAQIYGETGVKFEGDPSETVQNLSGKFGAEDESKTTFKSSNSGQICSNQPASKTVKTDEIKLYTSADSKYAKFVKSVELYENLELLKDNVRIIDTPGIDDAVAAREELVRRFMRECDLMVHLMNVSQSATQKDLDFIVSSLQNSHAVKLAVLLTHADVLKDGELNEVAAYAKKSVEGRTRELGIGAEFFAVSAKSYFEGGQNSGVEEFKQYLYETLFGPNSQKSRLGIEAYKKELGRVCAQFAADTQSEILKLTGSNLSLSQKLAELNEQKAALTSRLEEVRGSVKEELERLDTAKTAASYELGLRSLAQTLKQRIADDVNYAVSKKQKIDPQRLARIAQTTIKDGVIVLMRQNRNEIMRQIDVCAQNIALKFGEFEGKTAAAKVFSINDYLSSKGINLECIEVADAVSGAANSGAQGVSEAAKLAAEEFLGAQRIKNFVFELSEFEKSEFKKHIEAALKEQEKTLEISEEALKNELAQLAQTSGASSRELERLNSQSEAINAINLELQSV; this is translated from the coding sequence GTGGATACGGATAAATTTTTAAGCGAAATTTGGGGCGCTCTTAAGCTATTTTTGGATCCCAAAACGCAAATTCTCGCAGACGAGCGAAGCCTCGCTGTTTTACTTGCGGCAGATGCTGAAAATTTCGATAGATTTATGGCGCTAAAGGAGTTTAGGGATATCCTTCACGCGCTTGGGCTAAAGGCCGACATATACAGCCTGCAGTGCGCCCAGCTAGGCGCGATAAACGCTCTAAAATCCGCTAAAATTTCAAAATCAAAGCTCCTGGCCGCCTTAGAAATCCTGCAAACCGAAAATATAATCTCCGCCGCGCATTTTAGCAGGCTTGCGGAGTTTTTGCGCTCTCTTGGCGCAGATTTGACCGCAGGGAACGAGCAAGAGGGCGCAAATTTTAAAAAATCAGACGTCTTCCATCAAAAAATAGACGCGCTAAACGATATCTGCGAGCGAATTTTATCGCTAAATCCGGGCGCGCACGTCGCAAACGCGGCAGCAAAAGCGAGGCAAAAAGCGCATGAGCTCGAGTTTAACGTCGCGGCCACTGGCGTCATAAACGCAGGCAAATCAACCCTGCTAAACGCACTGCTGGGCAAAAAAATCCTGGGTGCTTCAAACGTGCCAGAAACCGTAAATTTAACGGTGCTAAAATACTCGCCCAAGCCTTTTGCGAAGGTAAATTTTTGGAGCGAAGCGGAGCTAAAAGAGCTTGGCATAGCGCAAGATCAAGATGATGAAATAGCTCAAATTTATGGCGAAACAGGCGTCAAATTTGAGGGCGATCCGAGCGAAACGGTGCAAAATTTAAGCGGCAAATTTGGCGCGGAGGACGAATCAAAAACCACATTTAAAAGCTCTAACTCGGGCCAAATTTGCTCCAACCAGCCCGCTAGCAAAACGGTTAAAACTGACGAGATCAAGCTCTACACTTCGGCGGACTCCAAATACGCTAAATTTGTAAAAAGCGTCGAGCTCTACGAAAATTTGGAGCTTTTAAAGGATAACGTGCGCATCATCGACACGCCCGGCATCGACGACGCGGTGGCTGCGCGCGAGGAGCTGGTGCGAAGATTTATGCGGGAGTGCGACTTGATGGTGCACCTGATGAACGTCTCGCAAAGCGCCACGCAAAAGGATCTGGACTTTATCGTTTCAAGCCTGCAAAACTCGCACGCCGTAAAGCTCGCCGTGTTGCTAACTCACGCCGACGTGCTAAAGGACGGCGAGCTAAACGAGGTCGCCGCCTACGCCAAAAAGAGCGTCGAGGGGCGCACGCGGGAGCTGGGTATTGGGGCGGAGTTTTTCGCCGTGAGCGCCAAAAGCTACTTTGAAGGCGGGCAAAACAGCGGCGTCGAGGAGTTTAAGCAGTATCTTTACGAAACGCTTTTTGGCCCTAATAGCCAAAAATCTCGCCTTGGCATCGAGGCCTATAAAAAGGAGCTCGGCCGCGTCTGCGCGCAGTTTGCGGCGGATACGCAAAGCGAGATTTTAAAGCTAACGGGCTCAAATTTGAGCTTGTCGCAAAAGCTCGCCGAGCTAAACGAGCAAAAAGCTGCGCTAACTAGCCGCCTAGAGGAGGTAAGAGGCTCAGTAAAAGAGGAGCTGGAGCGCCTAGATACGGCTAAGACGGCCGCCAGCTACGAGCTAGGGCTAAGGTCTTTGGCGCAAACGCTAAAGCAGCGCATTGCGGATGACGTAAACTATGCGGTCTCTAAAAAACAAAAGATCGACCCGCAGCGTCTGGCTCGCATCGCGCAAACTACGATCAAAGACGGCGTCATCGTCCTAATGCGTCAAAACCGCAACGAAATCATGCGGCAAATCGACGTGTGCGCGCAAAATATCGCGCTAAAATTTGGCGAATTTGAGGGTAAAACGGCAGCGGCCAAGGTCTTTAGCATAAACGATTATTTGAGCTCAAAAGGGATAAATTTAGAGTGCATAGAGGTCGCAGATGCGGTGTCCGGCGCGGCAAACTCGGGCGCGCAAGGCGTATCCGAGGCCGCCAAACTAGCTGCCGAGGAGTTTTTGGGCGCCCAGCGGATCAAAAATTTCGTTTTCGAGCTTAGCGAATTTGAAAAAAGCGAGTTTAAAAAGCATATCGAAGCCGCGCTAAAAGAGCAAGAAAAGACGCTCGAAATCAGCGAAGAAGCCCTAAAAAACGAGCTAGCCCAGCTAGCGCAAACTAGCGGAGCGAGCTCGCGGGAGCTAGAGCGCCTAAACTCGCAAAGCGAGGCGATAAATGCTATAAATTTGGAGCTGCAAAGTGTTTGA
- a CDS encoding coproporphyrinogen III oxidase family protein — MIFKNIIESFAVNYAHNSIQKSLYNEFNIDILNTTYTKTPKKDKKYMLYAHVPFCHTFCPYCSFHKYHYEQELAKIYFENLREEMRQIKEAGFDFDSLYVGGGTTLINEPELEKTLKLAKDLFSIEDVSAESDPNHISPESLSRFDGLINRLSVGVQSFDDETLKRVGRYDKFGSAKETKRKLEQAIGKIPVISLDLIFNLPNQTKEQLINDINTAKSISPQQITFYPLMKSELTRENIARALGISNVDNEREFYEIIVSEFAKGGYKQSNAWAFSNEKSAELRDEYVGSNLEYVGVGSGAFSFLNGELVINAFNLLDYGRKIKEKQSPVIAKCAFSKKERLKYTFLTRLFDGAVDIKTYNEQNEANINKDLFVELSLLKLVNAIYEENGVIKPTFFGKYICVVLMRDFYAGMDKVRAIFKDDAKIKRSKVLHIMSEDTEQKFDQNIIQPRAAM, encoded by the coding sequence ATGATTTTTAAAAATATCATTGAGAGTTTTGCTGTAAATTACGCTCATAATTCTATACAAAAATCGCTATACAACGAATTTAACATAGACATTTTAAACACGACTTACACCAAAACTCCAAAAAAAGACAAAAAGTATATGCTATACGCTCACGTGCCATTTTGTCACACATTTTGCCCGTATTGCTCGTTTCATAAGTACCACTACGAGCAGGAGCTTGCGAAAATTTACTTTGAAAATTTACGCGAGGAGATGAGGCAGATAAAAGAGGCTGGCTTTGACTTTGACTCGCTTTATGTGGGCGGTGGCACGACGCTTATAAACGAGCCAGAGCTTGAAAAAACGCTAAAACTCGCAAAAGATCTCTTTAGCATAGAGGATGTCTCAGCAGAGAGCGACCCAAATCACATCTCGCCAGAGAGCCTAAGCCGTTTTGATGGGCTCATCAACCGCTTAAGCGTTGGCGTGCAAAGCTTTGATGATGAGACATTAAAAAGAGTTGGCAGATACGATAAATTTGGCTCAGCCAAAGAGACAAAAAGAAAGCTTGAGCAGGCTATCGGCAAGATACCAGTCATCAGCCTAGATCTCATCTTTAACCTACCAAATCAAACAAAAGAGCAGCTAATAAATGACATAAACACTGCAAAATCGATCTCCCCGCAGCAAATCACCTTCTATCCGCTCATGAAATCAGAGCTAACAAGAGAGAACATCGCTCGCGCACTAGGCATCTCAAACGTCGATAATGAGCGCGAATTTTACGAGATCATCGTGAGTGAATTTGCTAAAGGTGGCTATAAGCAAAGCAACGCCTGGGCATTTTCAAATGAAAAAAGTGCAGAGCTTCGCGACGAATATGTAGGCTCAAATTTAGAGTACGTGGGCGTTGGTAGCGGGGCGTTTAGCTTCTTAAACGGCGAGCTTGTGATAAATGCCTTTAACCTACTTGACTACGGCAGAAAGATCAAAGAAAAACAAAGCCCAGTCATCGCAAAATGCGCATTTAGCAAAAAAGAGAGACTAAAATATACATTTTTAACAAGGCTTTTTGACGGCGCAGTCGATATCAAAACCTACAACGAGCAAAACGAGGCAAACATCAACAAAGACCTATTTGTCGAGCTTAGCTTGCTAAAACTTGTAAATGCGATCTATGAAGAAAACGGCGTTATCAAGCCAACATTTTTTGGCAAATACATCTGCGTCGTGCTCATGCGCGACTTCTACGCTGGCATGGACAAGGTGCGCGCGATATTTAAGGATGACGCGAAGATCAAACGCAGCAAGGTGCTTCACATCATGAGCGAAGACACCGAGCAAAAATTTGATCAAAACATCATTCAGCCACGAGCCGCTATGTAA